In Chloroflexota bacterium, a single window of DNA contains:
- a CDS encoding RtcB family protein: MITKKDFIKINDYLWEIPKTFRADMRVPARIYADEKMLETALKDRSVEQLVNTTTLPGIVGYALAMPDIHQGYGFSIGGVAATRYPDGVISPGGVGYDINCLAGDSLVLSALGYTRPIAEMETAWRDESLACQSLSANREARTGIVRFMRQRPRAPLLRVRTASGRTVTATADHPFWTPDGMRPLGKIREGEVVAVMGFDGVPYEPPSDAIILTRAEIEATARRLGKGRLGSALSQIIAQLEKRGLLPLRYSSPALPHLLRLMGVAWGDGALTLHRNGKGTLCCYGRVEDLEDLRADVRAIGFTPSRVYARTRHHAIRTPYKAYEFDNLETWFKVSSTALAVLLAALGMPLGNKARSDWRMPEWLKRATLWQKRLFLGGLFGAEMNAPSTVTDHDYNFEAPTVSVNKRAPFVQSGLEWLRDIADLLAEFGVQTLPISQRAEQVNADGSRSIRLRLSVASSPENLIRLWSRVGFECHREKRALASVAVIYLCLKQQVLAQREAIAEQVQAMRAEGRTVQEIKDATVGPFANERFVERSLWEGRSAAPRVGQAFIPFSRFLDEATAGLGMSGMVWDTVVSVEPADDSQGDVYDFTVAHEEHNFIANGFVVSNCGVRLLASGLSASAVKPLMGDLINVLYNTVPSGVGETGPIKLSNKQLDEVLVRGAEWAVRAGYGSAEDLDHLEERGAMPGADPSAVSERAKSRGRNQLGTLGSGNHFLEVQEVEEIYDEEAANALGLFKGQLVVQIHSGSRGLGHQVCTDYVRSLQSAVQKYGIRLPDRELVCAPLNSPEGKAYFGAMAGAANYAWANRQCLTHMTRQAFERVLAPKFRDWHLRVVYDVAHNIAKIEEYAIEGRPTKLCVHRKGATRAFGPGHPSLPPDYRAIGQPVLIPGDMGTASYVLVGTSRAMEETFGSAAHGAGRLLSRAEAKRQVRGEKLREQLKAHGIEVRAGSMAGLAEEAPEAYKDVDAVVDTIHAAGIARKVARLRPLAVMKG, encoded by the coding sequence ATGATCACCAAGAAGGATTTCATCAAGATCAACGACTATCTCTGGGAGATTCCGAAGACGTTTCGGGCCGACATGCGCGTTCCCGCGCGCATCTACGCCGACGAGAAGATGCTGGAGACCGCGCTGAAGGATCGCTCGGTGGAGCAGTTGGTCAACACGACGACGCTTCCGGGCATCGTCGGCTACGCCCTGGCCATGCCCGACATCCACCAGGGATACGGCTTCAGTATCGGGGGCGTGGCGGCGACGCGCTATCCCGACGGTGTGATTTCCCCGGGCGGCGTCGGCTATGACATTAACTGCCTCGCCGGCGACAGCCTGGTGTTGAGCGCCCTGGGCTACACCCGCCCCATCGCGGAGATGGAAACCGCCTGGCGGGACGAGTCTCTGGCTTGCCAGTCGCTATCGGCCAACCGCGAGGCCAGAACCGGCATCGTGCGATTCATGCGCCAACGCCCCCGCGCCCCACTCCTGCGCGTCCGCACGGCTTCGGGCCGCACCGTTACCGCCACGGCAGATCACCCGTTCTGGACGCCGGACGGCATGAGGCCGCTGGGCAAGATTCGCGAAGGCGAGGTGGTAGCCGTGATGGGGTTTGACGGCGTTCCCTACGAGCCGCCGTCCGACGCCATCATCCTCACGCGCGCCGAGATAGAGGCCACTGCGCGACGCCTGGGCAAAGGGCGATTGGGCAGCGCGCTGTCGCAGATCATCGCGCAGTTGGAAAAGCGCGGCCTGTTGCCCTTGCGCTACTCCTCGCCCGCGCTGCCGCATCTCCTGCGGCTGATGGGCGTGGCCTGGGGCGATGGCGCTCTCACGCTGCACAGGAACGGCAAGGGCACCCTCTGCTGCTACGGCAGGGTGGAGGACCTGGAAGATTTGCGGGCCGACGTCCGCGCCATCGGGTTCACGCCGTCCCGCGTGTACGCGCGCACGCGCCATCATGCCATCCGCACGCCTTACAAAGCGTATGAGTTTGACAACCTGGAGACCTGGTTCAAGGTCAGTTCCACAGCCCTTGCCGTCCTGCTGGCGGCCCTTGGCATGCCCCTTGGCAACAAGGCTCGCTCGGACTGGCGGATGCCCGAATGGCTCAAGCGAGCCACGCTCTGGCAGAAACGGCTGTTCCTGGGCGGGCTGTTCGGCGCGGAGATGAACGCTCCCTCAACCGTTACCGACCACGATTACAACTTTGAGGCGCCAACCGTCTCTGTGAACAAGCGCGCCCCCTTTGTGCAAAGCGGGCTGGAGTGGCTGCGCGACATCGCCGACCTTCTGGCGGAATTCGGCGTGCAAACGCTGCCCATCAGCCAGCGGGCCGAACAGGTGAACGCGGACGGCTCCCGGTCTATCCGCCTGCGTTTGAGCGTCGCGTCGTCGCCGGAAAACCTGATCCGCCTGTGGAGCCGCGTGGGGTTTGAGTGCCACCGCGAGAAGCGCGCCCTGGCGAGCGTAGCCGTGATCTACCTGTGCCTGAAACAGCAAGTGCTGGCCCAGCGCGAGGCGATAGCCGAGCAGGTGCAGGCCATGCGCGCCGAAGGCAGAACCGTCCAGGAAATCAAGGATGCCACGGTCGGGCCATTCGCCAACGAGCGCTTCGTGGAACGTTCGCTGTGGGAAGGCCGAAGCGCCGCCCCGCGAGTAGGGCAGGCATTCATCCCGTTCTCGCGATTCCTGGACGAAGCGACCGCGGGGCTGGGGATGTCCGGCATGGTCTGGGACACCGTCGTGAGTGTAGAACCCGCGGACGATAGCCAGGGGGACGTGTACGACTTCACCGTCGCCCACGAGGAGCACAATTTCATCGCCAACGGCTTCGTGGTGTCCAACTGCGGCGTGCGCCTGCTGGCATCCGGGCTTAGCGCCAGCGCCGTCAAGCCGCTGATGGGCGACCTCATCAACGTCCTGTACAACACCGTGCCCAGCGGTGTGGGCGAGACCGGCCCCATCAAACTCTCCAACAAGCAACTGGACGAGGTGCTGGTGAGGGGCGCGGAATGGGCCGTGAGGGCGGGCTACGGCAGCGCAGAGGATCTGGACCACCTGGAGGAGCGCGGGGCTATGCCCGGCGCCGACCCGTCGGCCGTGAGCGAGCGGGCCAAATCCCGCGGACGCAACCAACTGGGCACGCTGGGATCGGGCAACCACTTCCTGGAGGTGCAGGAGGTGGAGGAAATCTACGACGAGGAGGCCGCCAACGCGCTGGGGCTGTTCAAGGGGCAACTGGTGGTGCAGATTCACTCCGGCTCGCGGGGCCTGGGGCACCAAGTGTGCACCGACTACGTCCGCTCGCTGCAAAGCGCCGTGCAGAAATACGGCATCCGCCTGCCCGACCGCGAACTGGTGTGCGCGCCGCTGAACTCGCCCGAGGGCAAGGCATACTTCGGGGCCATGGCCGGCGCGGCCAACTACGCCTGGGCCAACCGCCAGTGCCTGACCCACATGACCCGCCAGGCCTTTGAGCGCGTCCTCGCGCCCAAGTTCCGCGACTGGCACCTGCGCGTCGTGTACGACGTGGCGCACAACATCGCCAAGATAGAGGAGTACGCCATAGAGGGCAGGCCGACCAAACTGTGCGTGCACCGTAAGGGGGCCACGCGCGCCTTCGGGCCGGGGCATCCCTCGCTCCCGCCGGACTACCGCGCCATCGGCCAGCCGGTGCTGATTCCCGGCGACATGGGCACGGCATCTTACGTGCTGGTGGGCACCAGCCGGGCGATGGAGGAGACCTTCGGCTCCGCGGCGCACGGCGCCGGGCGGTTGCTGAGCCGCGCCGAAGCCAAGCGCCAGGTGCGCGGTGAGAAACTGCGCGAGCAACTCAAGGCGCATGGGATTGAGGTGCGCGCCGGCAGCATGGCCGGCCTGGCCGAGGAAGCCCCCGAGGCGTACAAGGACGTGGACGCGGTGGTGGACACCATCCACGCCGCTGGCATCGCCCGTAAGGTCGCGCGCCTCAGGCCGCTGGCGGTGATGAAGGGGTAG